TCAGGCGGCAGACCCCGAACCCAAAGGGGAGCTGGATCACGTCAACGTCTATACGCTTGTTGTCGCCGTTGCGCTCTCTGCGCAAGCAACCGATGCTGGTGTGAACAAGGCGACAAAAGCACTTTTCCAGATCGCAGACACACCGCAAAAGATGCTCGATCTCGGCCTCGAAGGGCTGACCGAACACATCAAGACGATTGGCTTGTTCCGGCAGAAAGCCAAGAACGTGATGAAGCTGAGCCAAATCCTCGTTGATGAGTACGGAGGCGAGGTTCCTAACTCACGCGCTGCGCTGATCGGACTGCCCGGCGTGGGTCGCAAGACCGCCAATGTCGTACTGAATATGTGGTGGAGCTTTCCTGCGCAGGCGGTCGATACGCATATCTTCCGGCTTGGCAACCGTAGCGGCATCGCCCCTGGCAAAACCGTAGATGCGGTAGAGCGTGCCATCGAGGACAACGTGCCTGCCGACCAGCAATTGCACGCGCATCACTGGATGATCTTGCACGGCCGCTATCACTGCAAAGCCCGCAAACCCCAATGCCCCACATGTATCATCAAAGACCTTTGCGCCTTTGAGCACAAAACAACTCTTTCTTAAGGAAACCTGCATGAAAACCTATGACCTTGTTGGCATCGGCAACGCCGTTGTGGATGTGATCACTCAAACGGACGACAACTTTCTAGCCAATATGGGCATCGAAAAGGGCATCATGCAGCTGATCGAACAGGATCGCGGTGAAGTGCTTTATGGTGCCATGAACGAACGGGTCCAGACGCCCGGCGGATCGGTTGCCAATACCATCGCGGGTGCCGGTGCGCTTGGGCTGGAGACCGCCTTCATCGGACGTGTTCGTAACGATGCGCTAGGTGAATTTTACGCAAGTGCGATGGCCGATCATGGCATCGATTTTGTGAACCCGCCCGTGGCCGATGGGGAAACGCCCACCTCGCGCAGCATGATCTTTGTCACGCCCGACGGTGAGCGTTCGATGAACACCTATCTGGGCATTTCAACAGGTCTGTCTTCGGCGGATGTATCTGCGGACGTGGCGGGCAACGCCAAGATGATGTTCCTTGAAGGGTATTTGTTTGATCAGGACGCAGGCAAAACCGCCTTCCGCGAGGCCGCGCGTGCCACAACAGCAGGTGGTGGCATGGCAGGGATCGCGATTTCCGATCCCTTCTGCGTTGAACGCCACCGCGCCGATTTCCTGTCGCTGATCAAAAATGATCTGGGCTATGTCATTGGCAACGAGGCCGAGCTGAAATCCCTGTTTGAGACCGACGACTTTGAAGCCGCTCTGTCCAAGACCGCAGATATTTGCCCGATTGTTGTCGCCACACGCTCTGGCAAGGGCGTCAGCCTGATAAAGGATGGCACACGCGTTGATGTACCCGTCAAAGCAGTGACTCCAGTTGATGCGACAGGAGCAGGCGACCAGTTTGCCGCCGGCTTCCTATTTGGTTTGGCAAAGGGCTATGACCTTGAGGTCTGCGGCCGCATGGGCAACTTGTGTGCAGGCGAAGTCATCAGCCACATCGGCCCGCGCCCCCAGCGCGATATGCGAGAGGCCTTCAAGAATGAGGGGCTTCTGTAACCGATGCTTGCAAACGGTCTGCATGATGTGCCTGCGGGCAAGGTCGCGATGGTGGTCACCCATCTTGAAATGACAGCCCCTCCGCAACTCCGGCCTGCTGCCCTACCCGCCGGTGTCACCTTGCGACAGGTTACGCCCGACCTTGGTTGGTACCGCGATGTCTTTGACCGCGTGGGCACCCCTTGGCTCTGGTACAGCAGGCGCACACTGGACGATCGCGCGCTCATGGCCGTTTTGAACAATCCCGAGGTCGCGCTTTTCACATTGACCAAAGATGGCGTGGACGAAGCCTTGTTGGAACTAGATTTTAGACAACACGGCGAATGCGAACTTGCTTACTTCGGCCTCACAAAAACGCTGATAGGATCAGGTGCCGGACGCTATCTCATGAACGAAGCCATCTGCCGCGCTTGGGCGGCCGAGATCAAACGCTTTCACGTCCACACCTGCACCATCGACAGCCAGCAGGCGCTCAGTTTTTATCAGCGCAGCGGTTTTACACCGTATAAGCAACAGGTCGAAATTGACGATGATCCACGTTTGACTGGCGTTCTGCCAGAAAGCGCCGCCCCGCATTTCCCTTCGATCCGCTAGCGCCCTTCACACTTCGCACCTGCAAGGCATCGCTGCACCTTTTTCAGCATCGCAGGCCTTGGCGTGCCAAAAACGCTCCCGCCGCAGGGGCTGATCGCAAGAAAATAGGCGCCGTCATCTTTGCGCAAATAGGCAAGAACGTCTTCACCGGTTTGCGCGCCACCACACCATGGCCCGGCGCACTGGACTTCGAGTGTAAGTTCCTGATCGAAAGGCAACGTAAACCCGCTGTGCGTCAGCGATAGCCCTTTTAGCCGCGCGGGTACCAGCGTCTCATTTGGCGGCAGCGGGTCTTGTGTCATGCCTTCAGGCAGCTGGTCAGGATCAAACGTCAACCTGCCATGCACAACGATATAAACCTCTTCTGCTGCGTCAAACTGCGCAAAGCTACGCTCGACCGAAGGGGCGAGGCATGAAAGCGCTAACGCAGGAACCGGAGCCATCAATGCCAGAAGGAAGAGCATAAATCGCATCACAAATGGCCTTCGAATTCAGCAAGCACCGCTTCATAGACCGAGCGCTTGAAAGGCACGATAGAATCCAGAAGCTCAGACACAGGCATCCATTTCCACGCCGAGAATTCCTGGTGTTCTGTTTCGATATTCACCTGTCCATCAGTGCCTTCGAACCGCAGAAGAAACCATTTCTGCTCCTGTCCGCGATATCTGCCTTTCCACAACTGCGGTACCAGATCGTGCGGCAGTTCGTAGGGCACCCAGCCCGATGTCTCGGCCAACACGGTCACAAGGTCACGGCTCACGCCGGTTTCTTCTTCCAGCTCGCGCAGCGCGGCTTCTTGCGGGTCTTCGCCCTTGTCGATCCCACCCTGCGGCATTTGCCAGGCTTCGGTGTAGCGGTCCTTGCGCTGGCCGACAAAGACCAGGCCTTCCGCATTCAAAAGCATCACACCCGCGCAGGGGCGATAGGGTAGTTTGCTAATCTCTTCGGGTGTCATTCTCGATAGGCTCCATTTGGTTGTGCCACGCTCCCCTTGTGTCCCATCCCGCGCTGATATCCAATAGCACATGGATGACGCGGCGTTGCGCGTGACTCGGGCGGCCAGTTGCGGTGTTGTCTTTGCAAAACCGATTTTCTGCCAGAAAGGCCATGCCTATGTCCAGCTATCCACACCTTCTCGCCCCGCTCGATCTCGGGTTCACAACCCTGAAAAACCGCGTGCTGATGGGATCAATGCACACCGGTCTGGAAGAAACAAAAGACTGGAACAGAGTAGCGGAATTCTATGCGGCACGTGCCCGCGGTGAAGTCGGTCTGATGGTCACAGGCGGCATCGGACCCAACCCCGAAGGGTCAGTTGCGCACGGTGCCGCGATGATGGTGTCCGACGAAGACGTCAAAAACCACAGTGTAGTCACCAAGCGCGTGCACGAAGCAGGCGGCAAAATCGCTATGCAGATCCTGCACGCTGGCCGTTACGCCTTTTCTCCAGATTGCGTCGCCCCTTCTGCGATCAAATCGCCTATCTCTATGTTTGCACCGAAAGAGCTGGACGAGGAAGGCATCGAAAAGCAGATCGCAGACATCGCCGCCTGTGCGGGCCGCGCCAAAGAGGCAGGATACGATGGGGTCGAAGTGATGGGGTCCGAGGGGTATTTCCTCAACCAGTTCCTTGTCACCCACACCAACAAGCGCGAAGACCGCTGGGGCGGATCCTACGAAAACCGGATGCGACTTCCGATCGAGGTCGTGAAACGCGTGCGCGAAACCGTGGGCGACGACTTTATCATCATCTACCGCCTGTCGATGATCGATCTGGTGCCAAACGGCTCGACCTACGAAGAGGTCGCGCAGCTGGCCCAAGAAATTGAAAAAGCGGGTGCCACCATCATCAACACCGGTATCGGATGGCACGAAGCGCGCATCCCAACCATTGCGACATCCGTTCCGCGTGCAGCGTTTGCATGGGTGACCAAAAAGCTGATGGGTAAGGTTGGCATCCCGCTGATCACGTCCAACCGGATCAACACACCGGAAGTTGGCGAAGAGGTGCTGGCAGATGGGTGTGCCGATATGGTTAGCCTCGCCCGACCAATGCTGGCTGATCCCGACTTTGTAAAAAAGGCAATGGAAGGTCATGCGGCCCAGATTGCGCCCTGCATTGCTTGCAACCAAGCCTGCCTTGATCACACATTCGGCGGTAAAATATCCTCCTGCCTCGTCAATCCCCGCGCCTGCTATGAGACTGAGCTGAAGCTTGAACCTGTCGACACCGCAAAAACCATCGCGGTTGTGGGAGCGGGCCCTGCGGGCCTTTCCTCAGCTTTGGCCGCGGCGGAACGCGGGCACAAGGTGACTGTCTTTGATCGCGCATCTGAGATCGGCGGTCAGCTGAACCTCGCCAAGCAGGTCGCTGGCAAAGAAGAATTCTGGGGATTCGTTGACTGGTACCGAACGATGGTCAAAGAAAAGGGTGTTACCGTAAAGCTTGATACCGAGGTCAGCGCCAACGATCTGGACGGTTTTGACGAAGTGATCATCGCCACCGGCGTGATCCCTCGTGATCCGCAAATTCCGGGTCAGAATTCAGGGAACGTCGTCAGCTATATCGACGTACTGAATGGCACGGCCGAAGTAGGACAGAAGGTCGCCGTTATCGGCGCTGGCGGGATCGGTTTCGACGTTTCCGAACACCTTGTTCATGATGGCGAAAGCACCACACTGAACCTGCCGGAGTGGATGAAGGAATGGGGCGTGGCCGACCCTGCCGAGCATCGCGCCGGTCTGGCACCGGAAGGTCCGCAGCCACACAAGGCTGCACGTGAAGTCACGATGCTACAGCGGAAAACCACAAAAGTGGGCAAGGGTCTGGGCAAAACAACCGGCTGGATTCACCGCGCCTCTTTGACGATGAAAGAGGTCAAGATGATAGCTGGCGTCAACTACGAGAAAATTGACGCAGACGGATTGCACATCAGCTTTGGCGAAGCGCGTGAGAACCCGACGCTGATCGAAGCCGATACAATCGTTCTTTGTGCCGGCCAGCTGTCTGACCGGTCACTTGCGGACGCGTTGGAAGCCAAGGGCAAGACGTGTCATGTAATTGGTGGCGCAGACGTCGCGGCAGAACTGGACGCTAAACGCGCGATTGATCAGGGCACCCGTCTGGCCGCTGCGCTTTAGGCAATCATTGCATGGGCTTCATGGCGGCGCAAACACAGGCGCGCCGCCTGAAGCTCAGCATCCTCTGCGCAAAAATCCGGGAACAAGCTGACAAGCTCGGTGCGGATATCAGGTGGCAAATGGGATTGGTCTGAAAGCAGGAAAGATTCGCTCGGCGTACCGTTTGAGAAAACGATCTCGTGCTGGTCAAACACCAGATGAATGTAGCGGACCATGCCGCCGCAGCGCAGCTCGCCCATCCCATGTTCAGCCAGATACACCGCAGGTATCAAAACCTCCGGATCCCCGAACAACAGTTCTGCACGGGGGCCGGACAATAGCATTCTGTGCTGTTGTGACACGATGATTTCTTCGCGATTGCCGATACTGCCGGGCGCAAAGACGACAGGTGCCATAGCACCTTCAGCCGCAACATCCTGTGAAAGCACACCGCGCACCCGCTGGACCCCATGATCCATCGTTATCACCAGATCCCCTTGGCAAAGCGTCCCTGCATTCACCGGCCCTACAGGGGTATCAATCGGCGTATATTGGGTAAAACAGGCCGTGTAGTCGGTGTATTGGTTATTCTGCTGATGCGACGTCCGTTCCGTCTGAAACGTATAGGATTGCCCGGGAACCAGCGGCACAGTCGAGGCGATGCCATCTACCGCGCCCTGCTGGTAACCGTCTCCTCCGAAATGGAATGAGGTCACCTTGTGACCGGTGCTGCTGATCAGGTCATAAGCGGTGTTGATGCTTGTGCCAGCGGTATAGGTCGCGCCATCCAGATTGATGTCATTGGTCAAAGATTGGGTGGCATCAACTTCGTCAAATACAGCATCGTCATCCGTGATCTCGACCAAGGTTGGTTCGGCATCAGGGCGTAACTGCAACGTGTAGACCGGCGTCCCTGCTGCCGCGGCACCTTCTTCGATAGGGAGGGCGGAAACAAAATCACTTGGACTGTATAAATAGATAAAAGGCACGATCGACGGCTCCGGAAGAACAGGTAAGTCTTCGGGATTAAGGAGGCCATCTGGGCAAAATGCGGCGCCGATAGGGCTTTGTTAAGGTTAACGGCGCGCAATGCTACGTCGTTGGTATCGCATTCGTTTCTGCCGTCCCGCATTGCGCCCTAAGAATAAAGGCGGCTACATACGCGAATGGCCATATGTGTTTTCGATATCTCCGCTAACGGCACCGCGTCTGTCCCAACAGATAGCGATTTGACTGGAAACGGTAGGTATCGCTGGTGGCACTACGATATGACGGACCCGGAATTTGCCGGTTGGGTTACGTCACATCTGCCCCCGATCCCCGCAGGTGCTTTGCTTCAAGCCGAGACACGCCCGCGTTGCGACACCTATAATGACGGGCTGATGCTGAACCTGCGCGGCATTAACATGAACAAAGATGCCGTAGCAGACGAGATGATTTCGCTGCGCCTCTGGGTTGCCGACGATGTCCTGATTACCGTCCGCCGCCGCAAGGTGTTTGCCGTCGATGCCATCCGCGCGGCTTGCGAGGCGGGCAACGCGCCCAAAGATCCTGCGACCTTTCTTGAATGGCTTGTGGACGGGCTGACCACACGGGTTGAAAACCACATTGATACGATTGAGCAGCTGACCGATTTCTACGAAACAGATCTGGAAGACACCGACACACTGCCCCCGCGCGACCTGCCGGTTACCAGACGCAGCATCATTCGCCTGCGCCGCTATCTTGAACCGCAACGGCATGCGCTGGCCAAGCTGGCAGCGATCAACCTACCGATTATGCCTGAGCCAAATGCGATGCAGCTGCGCGAAATTGCGAACCGGTCCACCATAGCCGTGGAAGAGCTGGACGAGCTTCGCGACCGGCTGACTTCTATACAGGGCGAGCATGACAATCACGTTGCGCAAAGACAGGCGCGCCACTCTTATGTCCTGTCCGTCGCGGCGGCCTTGTTTCTGCCGCTAAGCTTTATCACCGGCCTTTTCGGGGTGAACCTTGCCGGAATGATCGGGGCTGACCACCCGCATGCGTTTGCCATCCTTTGCCTGTCCATGCTGGGCCTCAGCGTTGCTATGGTGGCTATCCTGCGCTGGATCAGGTGGATCTGAACAGGCCGCGAAACACACTGTTCACCTGTTTCCCCGCCATGAACGATACCCGCAATTACCTTGCAACTGTCCCAACCCTGCCCCCTTCCTGCCTGATTTGGCTTTCATACCAGCCTTCGAATTAAGTGATGTGAAGGAGCGGGTATGGACCGCCTGACAGAAATGGAAGCTTTCGCCACCGTGGTGGACCAAGGAGGCTTTACCGATGCTGCCAAAAAGATGGGGATTTCCAAGTCCGCCGTTTCAAAACACGTGTCCTCCCTTGAGGCGCGGTTGGGCGCCCGCCTGCTGAACCGCACCACGCGCCGCGTCAGTCCGACCGAGATTGGTCTTGCTTATTATGACCGCGCCCGCCGCGTTCTGAATGACGCCGGCGAAGCCGATGCACTGGTCACATCCATGCAGTCCGCCCCCTCAGGTCTTTTGCGTATATCGGTCGCCACCGACTTTGGCGTAAACCACCTGTCGCCGGTTTTGTCCGAATTCTTATCAGATTTCCCGGACATCACCGTGAACATGGTTTTGAACAACCGGTATGTTGAGCTGATCAGCGAAGGCTTTGATATGGCCGTACGGATCGGAGAGCTGGAAGACAGCACACTGCGCGCCCGTAAGCTGACGGAAACGACCAAACGAATGATCGCCAGCCCGAAATATTTCGAACAGTATGGCCGCCCTGACAAAATCGACGATCTTAATGATCACAAACTGCTGCATTACTCGAACCAATCGAGTGGTAATGTCTGGAAGCTGACGGCACCTTCGGGCGAAAAACGTCAGGTTCGCACGGCAGGCTGGCTTTCGGTGAATGACGGACAAAGCCTGCTTAATGCAGCGATATCCGGCCTCGGCATCGCGTACCTTCCCAGCTTCCTCTACTCCGAAGCGATGGAAAAAGGGCTGGTTGAGGATGCAATTCCCGAATTACCGCTAGAGACCCAAGGTATCTATGCTGTTTACCCGCCCGGCCGCTTCACTCAGCCCAAAGTCCGCGCATTTATTGATTTTCTGGTCCATGCCTTTGCCGAAAAAGGCCCTAGCGACTGGTAAACCCGATCACCTACCTCGGTGTGAACTAAACCCCCTCTGTCGATAAGACAGTTGGGGGTCTTTTTCGTTTTCCCGCCTTATTTCTGCCGGAAACAGACTGTAGCCAGATTGTAGACAATGAATTTTAACAAGGCTGGATACGATGAATGTTCCCCGCGCCCTGACCTTTACCCTCGTGGCCCTTTCAGTTTCCTCATGTGGAACGGTTGAAGCCGCAGCTAACGATGTGACCCGGCTGGAAATCGATCTTTTGACTTCGCAGAGTGTCTCTCTGAACGCGCCAAGTCTGACAGAAGAAGTTGCTGCCATTCAATCACAGCAGCGCTGAAGCGCTCAGGACGATCCCAACAATACGATCTCAACGCGCCTGTTCGCCTCGCGCCCTGCAGGGTCCAGATTGCTGGCTACCGGCGCGAGATATCCCATACCTTCCGCATCCAACCGGGCGGGATCGATTTTGTAAGCATTGATGAGCCGCTGGCGAACTGATCTGGCACGCGACCGTGAAATCGTAATATTTGTATCAAGGGCACCTGTTGCATCGGTATGCCCGACCACCGCAATGCGCATCTGCGGGTTTGCCTGCAAGTATTCCGACAGCATCTCAAGTGAACGAAACGGTCCGGAGCCCAGCGCCGATTTGCCGGTTTCGAAATCCAGATCAGTCAGAACCGTATGTCCGCGCGCAAGCAATCGCGTGACAAAGTCGCCGCCGTCTTCACCCAGAGGAGCCGTAGGCAATGCGCCGGTTGCATCGACCTGCGGCTCCTCTGACCCGACCTCACCGGCTTGAATGATCTGAACAAAGGCCGACGCCGCTGAAGTACTGGCCAGCAGCGTGACGACCTGTGACACCTCACTCTCTGAGGTCTTGATGCCGGTGACAAACTGAAATGCACGAATATTGACATACATATTCGGACCGGGAAGCGTTTCAGTCGCAAACCGAAAGTCAAAGCCTCCACAAGCAGTGGCCCGACAATCCAGAGCAATTTCGAACCCCGCTTCGATCAGCTGGCTTCGCAGAGGGCGCATCACCTGAAATGGCGTCAATCCGGGAGAGTTCAGCTTCCATGCCGCCCGGCGCACGTCGCCTTCGATCTTGATTGTAGGGACCTGGCCGTTTTCAAACACACCTACGGGTGCTTCATAGACGTCAGGCGAGGTGTCGCGGGTCACAGTCTGTCGCGCGGTAGACGGCAACGTCAGATCCAGCGCAGCAGCGGGGCTGGCAAGAACACATGCAATCACCAGCCACGCAATTTTCATCTGGCTTGCGCGTGATATTCGGCGTTTGGCCGCATGTCAGTAGCGCTTGCCACCCTATTCGTCATATTGAAGAATCCCGCGACATTGGCGATATCCCAGATGTCACGATCGCTAAAGCCCGCATCCCGCAGCACCTGCCGATCTGCTTCTTCAATGCTGGCACTTTCACGGGTCATCTGAACGGCAAAATCCAGCATCGCACGTTGCGTTGGCGTGATTTTCGCCACCTTGTAGTTCATCGCAATTGCTTCGCCCAACGCCGGATCACCCGACAAAGCACGTACAGCTGCACCATGCGCAACCAAACAGTAAAAGCACTTGTTGACCGAGGATACCGCGACAGCGATCATTTCCCGCTCCAGCTTGCTCAACGAGCTGTCAGCCAACATCAGATCGTTATACATCGCTGTAAAGCTGTTCAGCTTTTCTGCATTAAAAGCATAGGCGCGCAGGACATTGGGCACCATGCCGAGCTTTTCCTGACAAATGTCAAAGTATTTCTGCGTTTCTTCAGGCAGCGGATCCATCATTGGTAGGTCTAGGGCGGTAGGCATGTCTTCGGCCATAACTGGCTCCTTTATTCAGGTCGTATGCGGTAGTGATAGCGCCCAACTTCGCAGAAACCCAATGCACGATAAAGCGCGTTCGCACCTTCGTTCTGCTCAACGCAAAGCACGGAAAGATGCGTGGCCCCTTGTGATTTGCCCCAAAAGGCCGCGCGGCGCATCATCCATTGGGCCACACCCTGACGGCGCTGATGCGGCAACACTTCAACCGCATGCACCATACAAACGTGATCATGCACAGCGGCAAAGGCAACGCCGCCGGGTTTTTCGTTCCAGCGCGACAGGATCGCGGTCTTGACCTTGGCGCGCTCCATCACGGCGATACGCGCAGGCCCCACGCCCCCCGCTGCCCAAATCTCTCTCATAATCGCCAAAGGTTCCCACAGATTAAATGCGGTCACACGCGGGATCGGTACATCGGTCAGTTTTTCTATTGGCAGGGTATATAGAATAACGGGATCAATCACCTGATACCCTCGCGCCTCCAACAGGGCATCAAGGGCCTCCTCGCCCTCCCTTATCATGAACAGCGGGGTCTGCCCGATAGCTTTCATCGCCTGCTCGGCACCCGCAATGTCTTGTTCTGACGCATCCTTTATCGCGGTAGCTGCCGACACCCTCTTCCCGCCGCCTTGGCCGTCGCGCAGTGTGAATGCACCTGAGGTCCACTCCCGCGCCGCAGGCCAGGTATGCTCGCAGACCTCATAAAGACGGGTAACGGATGGGGTCATTGGAACGCGGCCTCAAGTTCTGCGAGTGCTGCGTCAATCTGTTCATCATCATTGCCGCGAATGACGATATGGGCACCGTACCTGCCGTCTTTCTGGAAAGGATAAGACCCCATCGACAACAAAGGATAGCTTTCGGCCAACTGGCCAAGCGGACCGGCAATGTCCCCTTCACCACGTTCGATCCGCAATGTCTTGCTGATCAGGGGCGCGCCGCCGGTGAGCGTCGGGATGACTGACGCAACCATGGCCTGAAACACCGATGGCACACCGGCCATTACATGCACATTCTCAAGCTTGAAGCCCGGTGCGGCAGAGACGGGATTGTCGATCAGGGCCGCGCCATCCGGGATGCGCGCCATGCGCAAACGGGCTGCGTTCAGTTCGGTCCCTGATCTGGCATAATGCTCCGCCAAAATCTCGCGGGCATCGTCGCGCACATCAATATTCGCGTTGAATGCGGCTGCGATACAGTCAGCCGTAATATCATCATGGGTCGGGCCGATCCCGCCGCTGGTAAAGACATAGTCATAGACTTTTGACATCGCCTGCACTGCCGCAATAATCGTGCCGTGCTCATCCCCGATAACGCGCACTTCCTTGAGGTCGATACCAGCTTCGGTCAGCTGCCCCGCGAGGTGGTGCATGTTGCTGTCGCGCGTACGCCCTGAAAGGATTTCGTCACCGATAACAATCATCGCGGCTGTGGGGTTGGACAAAGCACTTCTCCTTGAGCGTCATTTCTTCACGGTATAGGCCGTGGCCCATGCGCTTTCAAACCCAACTTGTCCCCGCCCGCCTGATCCGCCGTTACAAACGGTTTCTGGCCGACTGTATGCTGGAGGACGGGCGCGAAGTTGTGGCCCACTGCGCCAATCCCGGCTCTATGTTGGGCTTAGCGGAACCCGGTATCAAAATCTGGCTGGAGCCGAATGACGATCCAAAGAAAAAGCTGAATTTCGGCTGGCGCTTGGTCGATCACGAGAACGGACATTTCACCGGTGTCGACACCAGTCTGCCCAACAAGGCAATTCGTGCGGCATTACAGGCGCAGAAGATTGATGGGCTGGACGCCTACACCACGGTGAAACCCGAGGTGAAATACGGCACCAAATCGCGCATAGATTTCCTGCTAAGCGGCGATGGCTTGCCCGACGCCTATGTTGAAGTCAAATCCGTGACCCTGTCGCGACAGCATGGACTGGCTGAGTTCCCCGATAGTGTGACCGCACGCGGG
The Sulfitobacter noctilucicola genome window above contains:
- a CDS encoding NADPH-dependent 2,4-dienoyl-CoA reductase; its protein translation is MSSYPHLLAPLDLGFTTLKNRVLMGSMHTGLEETKDWNRVAEFYAARARGEVGLMVTGGIGPNPEGSVAHGAAMMVSDEDVKNHSVVTKRVHEAGGKIAMQILHAGRYAFSPDCVAPSAIKSPISMFAPKELDEEGIEKQIADIAACAGRAKEAGYDGVEVMGSEGYFLNQFLVTHTNKREDRWGGSYENRMRLPIEVVKRVRETVGDDFIIIYRLSMIDLVPNGSTYEEVAQLAQEIEKAGATIINTGIGWHEARIPTIATSVPRAAFAWVTKKLMGKVGIPLITSNRINTPEVGEEVLADGCADMVSLARPMLADPDFVKKAMEGHAAQIAPCIACNQACLDHTFGGKISSCLVNPRACYETELKLEPVDTAKTIAVVGAGPAGLSSALAAAERGHKVTVFDRASEIGGQLNLAKQVAGKEEFWGFVDWYRTMVKEKGVTVKLDTEVSANDLDGFDEVIIATGVIPRDPQIPGQNSGNVVSYIDVLNGTAEVGQKVAVIGAGGIGFDVSEHLVHDGESTTLNLPEWMKEWGVADPAEHRAGLAPEGPQPHKAAREVTMLQRKTTKVGKGLGKTTGWIHRASLTMKEVKMIAGVNYEKIDADGLHISFGEARENPTLIEADTIVLCAGQLSDRSLADALEAKGKTCHVIGGADVAAELDAKRAIDQGTRLAAAL
- a CDS encoding zinc transporter ZntB, with amino-acid sequence MAICVFDISANGTASVPTDSDLTGNGRYRWWHYDMTDPEFAGWVTSHLPPIPAGALLQAETRPRCDTYNDGLMLNLRGINMNKDAVADEMISLRLWVADDVLITVRRRKVFAVDAIRAACEAGNAPKDPATFLEWLVDGLTTRVENHIDTIEQLTDFYETDLEDTDTLPPRDLPVTRRSIIRLRRYLEPQRHALAKLAAINLPIMPEPNAMQLREIANRSTIAVEELDELRDRLTSIQGEHDNHVAQRQARHSYVLSVAAALFLPLSFITGLFGVNLAGMIGADHPHAFAILCLSMLGLSVAMVAILRWIRWI
- a CDS encoding RNA pyrophosphohydrolase, whose translation is MTPEEISKLPYRPCAGVMLLNAEGLVFVGQRKDRYTEAWQMPQGGIDKGEDPQEAALRELEEETGVSRDLVTVLAETSGWVPYELPHDLVPQLWKGRYRGQEQKWFLLRFEGTDGQVNIETEHQEFSAWKWMPVSELLDSIVPFKRSVYEAVLAEFEGHL
- a CDS encoding Hint domain-containing protein, whose product is MPFIYLYSPSDFVSALPIEEGAAAAGTPVYTLQLRPDAEPTLVEITDDDAVFDEVDATQSLTNDINLDGATYTAGTSINTAYDLISSTGHKVTSFHFGGDGYQQGAVDGIASTVPLVPGQSYTFQTERTSHQQNNQYTDYTACFTQYTPIDTPVGPVNAGTLCQGDLVITMDHGVQRVRGVLSQDVAAEGAMAPVVFAPGSIGNREEIIVSQQHRMLLSGPRAELLFGDPEVLIPAVYLAEHGMGELRCGGMVRYIHLVFDQHEIVFSNGTPSESFLLSDQSHLPPDIRTELVSLFPDFCAEDAELQAARLCLRRHEAHAMIA
- the nth gene encoding endonuclease III, yielding MAKQLDYHTIREIFTRFQAADPEPKGELDHVNVYTLVVAVALSAQATDAGVNKATKALFQIADTPQKMLDLGLEGLTEHIKTIGLFRQKAKNVMKLSQILVDEYGGEVPNSRAALIGLPGVGRKTANVVLNMWWSFPAQAVDTHIFRLGNRSGIAPGKTVDAVERAIEDNVPADQQLHAHHWMILHGRYHCKARKPQCPTCIIKDLCAFEHKTTLS
- a CDS encoding peroxidase-related enzyme (This protein belongs to a clade of uncharacterized proteins related to peroxidases such as the alkylhydroperoxidase AhpD.), which translates into the protein MAEDMPTALDLPMMDPLPEETQKYFDICQEKLGMVPNVLRAYAFNAEKLNSFTAMYNDLMLADSSLSKLEREMIAVAVSSVNKCFYCLVAHGAAVRALSGDPALGEAIAMNYKVAKITPTQRAMLDFAVQMTRESASIEEADRQVLRDAGFSDRDIWDIANVAGFFNMTNRVASATDMRPNAEYHAQAR
- a CDS encoding adenosine kinase, translating into MKTYDLVGIGNAVVDVITQTDDNFLANMGIEKGIMQLIEQDRGEVLYGAMNERVQTPGGSVANTIAGAGALGLETAFIGRVRNDALGEFYASAMADHGIDFVNPPVADGETPTSRSMIFVTPDGERSMNTYLGISTGLSSADVSADVAGNAKMMFLEGYLFDQDAGKTAFREAARATTAGGGMAGIAISDPFCVERHRADFLSLIKNDLGYVIGNEAELKSLFETDDFEAALSKTADICPIVVATRSGKGVSLIKDGTRVDVPVKAVTPVDATGAGDQFAAGFLFGLAKGYDLEVCGRMGNLCAGEVISHIGPRPQRDMREAFKNEGLL
- a CDS encoding GNAT family N-acetyltransferase, encoding MLANGLHDVPAGKVAMVVTHLEMTAPPQLRPAALPAGVTLRQVTPDLGWYRDVFDRVGTPWLWYSRRTLDDRALMAVLNNPEVALFTLTKDGVDEALLELDFRQHGECELAYFGLTKTLIGSGAGRYLMNEAICRAWAAEIKRFHVHTCTIDSQQALSFYQRSGFTPYKQQVEIDDDPRLTGVLPESAAPHFPSIR
- a CDS encoding LysR family transcriptional regulator, which gives rise to MDRLTEMEAFATVVDQGGFTDAAKKMGISKSAVSKHVSSLEARLGARLLNRTTRRVSPTEIGLAYYDRARRVLNDAGEADALVTSMQSAPSGLLRISVATDFGVNHLSPVLSEFLSDFPDITVNMVLNNRYVELISEGFDMAVRIGELEDSTLRARKLTETTKRMIASPKYFEQYGRPDKIDDLNDHKLLHYSNQSSGNVWKLTAPSGEKRQVRTAGWLSVNDGQSLLNAAISGLGIAYLPSFLYSEAMEKGLVEDAIPELPLETQGIYAVYPPGRFTQPKVRAFIDFLVHAFAEKGPSDW
- a CDS encoding OmpA family protein, giving the protein MKIAWLVIACVLASPAAALDLTLPSTARQTVTRDTSPDVYEAPVGVFENGQVPTIKIEGDVRRAAWKLNSPGLTPFQVMRPLRSQLIEAGFEIALDCRATACGGFDFRFATETLPGPNMYVNIRAFQFVTGIKTSESEVSQVVTLLASTSAASAFVQIIQAGEVGSEEPQVDATGALPTAPLGEDGGDFVTRLLARGHTVLTDLDFETGKSALGSGPFRSLEMLSEYLQANPQMRIAVVGHTDATGALDTNITISRSRARSVRQRLINAYKIDPARLDAEGMGYLAPVASNLDPAGREANRRVEIVLLGSS